One window of the Plasmodium vivax chromosome 2, whole genome shotgun sequence genome contains the following:
- a CDS encoding hypothetical protein, conserved (encoded by transcript PVX_081480A), with translation MPFDNIGSNINLSIHKLFSARYSAPTKASEDCKPVAKKRRCTISLANEPNAHQRNYVEYLNYNFNNAFTKRRKYPSPYSLSNQIKKFTPLKCRTLLRSSVDESIKKSAAVRSIVKKTMKKNKPEMYERNDKNYLNMSKAYYLNRMEGGGSTAELVHPEDVTEPNRALQNPQVTDHNRNLSETYIMSSTTQSENTKGYMNSNVDSQNTFRETLPLYLNSESTISSFNLERELDGKLYLEGVAPTGNTKGALRIYPESDARKKLYLYKANTTVTDYGARRRPHHVGNDEEERKKIIESHPLKRRHTTQFSREQDRYVCSDSNDMNRCVKEGDRNHRSSTRRYSDAIRCKSLNGLYYSDVTNEPSVYSFRSEALPQSYNASRRLEASRNSQLKEGSTEKDADTPLFHTCFFKNAEEFENGDIKRKEHVEPLNPSEDDDSVLKNDAEYLFSRGFFKDIYSNIQRKGELNFIDELLEADEEYYISKSKLNKIIENAKNKEMKYHYIDRMFLYRHAKNVIDDADYETYRNKCRTQQRYLDVPFPNLTELMNLKSVGIFDEVDDTDEYYHAEVKLLERYYYTSGALPEEGYRDKMAMPMAMPMGRGQKGTDGEAAHPGEDAKQEEGTTNETSVPGEGSLKEDQRGGDNPSEYIAQEEHPGRLDHTALSEQRIVLSSRNAPLNDGEYNEDPADAEKRDKLICLMNKMKREKDSFFERILDAPDFSKILEPVFSLNESFLLSHQLFNVQYAAQLGPVVYLIKTEDEHYVYRAIEVSRLFEEKVKSILDNQKVAGNSKDRTDHYDCFSNEKFPFLHELDVKYYLRIPMSTGWNHFGYLKNQNNVLFFRRRKNA, from the exons aTGCCGTTCGACAACATCGGGAGCAACATAAACCTGAGCATCCACAAGCTGTTCAGCGCGCGGTACAGCGCGCCCACCAAAGCCAGCGAGGACTGCAAACCCGTGGCGAAAAAGAGGAGGTGCACCATCTCCCTTGCCAACGAACCGAATGCACACCAAAGGAACTACGTAGAATACCTCAACTATAACTTTAACAATGCTTTTACCAAGAGAAGGAAGTACCCCTCCCCCTACTCCCTCTCAAACCAAatcaaaaaatttactcCACTGAAATGCAGAACCCTTCTCAGAAGCAGCGTCGATGAGAGCATTAAGAAGAGTGCCGCTGTACGGTCCATAGTAAAGAAAACGATGAAAAAGAACAAGCCAGAAATGTATGAGCGCAATGATAAAAACTACCTGAACATGAGTAAGGCCTACTACCTCAACAGgatggaggggggggggagcaccgCAGAGTTAGTCCACCCGGAAGATGTAACAGAACCCAACCGCGCTCTGCAGAACCCGCAAGTGACAGACCATAATAGAAATTTGAGTGAAACCTACATCATGAGTAGCACCACTCAGAGTGAAAACACAAAAGGGTATATGAACAGCAATGTAGATAGCCAAAATACGTTTAGGGAGACCCTCCCCTTGTACCTAAACTCCGAGTCGACTATTTCTAGTTTCAATTTAGAACGTGAATTGGACGGTAAGTTATACCTAGAAGGAGTTGCACCGACTGGCAATACGAAAGGTGCACTACGTATTTACCCCGAGTCGGATGCGAGAAAGAAGTTGTACTTGTATAAAGCGAATACCACGGTGACAGATTACGGGGCGCGCCGTCGTCCCCACCATGTGGGgaacgacgaggaggaaagaaaaaaaataattgagaGCCACCCACTGAAGAGGAGACACACCACGCAGTTTTCGAGGGAGCAAGACAGATACGTTTGCTCCGACTCGAACGATATGAACAGATGTGTTAAGGAGGGAGACAGGAATCACAGGAGCAGCACGCGCAGATACAGTGATGCCATCAGGTGCAAGTCTCTCAATGGACTTTACTACAGCGACGTCACGAATGAGCCCAGCGTGTACTCCTTCAGGAGCGAAGCCCTCCCCCAAAGTTACAACGCTAGTCGGCGTTTGGAGGCTTCGCGAAACTCCCAGCTGAAGGAGGGCTCCACGGAGAAGGACGCCGACACCCCCCTCTTCCACACCTGCTTCTTCAAGAACGCGGAGGAATTTGAAAATGGGGACATAAAGCGGAAGG AGCACGTGGAGCCGCTGAACCCGAGCGAAGACGACGACTCGGTGCTGAAGAACGACGCGGAGTACCTCTTCAGCAGGGGCTTCTTCAAGGACATCTACTCGAACATACAGCGCAAGGGGGAGCTGAACTTCATCGATGAGTTGCTGGAGGCAGACGAAGAATATTACATCAGCAAAAGCAagctaaataaaattatagaaaatgcAAAGAATAAGGAGATGAAGTACCACTACATCGATCGCATGTTCCTTTACAGGCATGCGAAAAATGTGATTGACGATGCGGACTATGAGACATATAGGAACAAGTGTAGAACCCAACAGAGGTACTTAGATGTACCCTTTCCTAACCTGACCGAGCTAATGAACCTCAAGTCGGTTGGCATCTTCGATGAGGTGGATGACACCGATGAGTACTACCACGCGGAGGTGAAGCTGCTTGAGAGGTACTACTACACTTCGGGGGCACTCCCAGAGGAGGGATACAGAGACAAAATGGCAATGCCGATGGCCATGCCGATGGGCAGAGGCCAGAAGGGAACCGATGGGGAGGCGGCTCACCCCGGGGAGGATGCCAAACAGGAGGAGGGTACCACAAATGAGACATCCGTGCCAGGGGAAGGATCCCTAAAGGAGGACCAACGGGGTGGAGACAACCCAAGTGAGTACATCGCCCAGGAGGAGCACCCCGGCAGACTTGATCACACCGCTCTATCGGAACAACGGATTGTCCTCTCCAGCAGAAATGCACCTCTCAACGACGGCGAATATAATGAGGACCCCGCTGACGCAGAGAAAAGGGACAAACTGATTTGCCTGATGAATAAgatgaagagggaaaaggaCTCCTTCTTTGAGCGCATCTTAGATGCACCTGACTTTTCGAAGATTCTAGAACCCGTTTTTTCGCTGAACGAAAGCTTCCTCCTCTCGCACCAGCTATTCAACGTACAGTATGCAGCCCAGCTAGGACCCGTTGTGTACCTCATCAAAACGGAAGACGAGCATTATGTCTACAGAGCGATTGAAGTGAGTAGACTGTTTGAAGAAAAGGTCAAGTCCATCCTGGATAATCAGAAGGTCGCTGGCAACTCCAAGGACAGGACTGATCACTACGACTGCTTCTCCAACGAGAAGTTCCCCTTTCTTCACGAGCTCGACGTCAAGTACTACCTGCGCATCCCCATGAGCACGGGGTGGAACCACTTCGGCTACCTCAAGAACCAAAACAACGTGCTCTTCTTCCGCAGGCGGAAGAACGCCTAG
- a CDS encoding hypothetical protein, conserved (encoded by transcript PVX_081470A) has product MTHRDNALLAKYLKGEEDRGYVRTHYFKKVEGNNVESNLARLEKMFLPDDIFLDVYINEKEKNNFDFYLNNLIDERRRTIDFLSSWTHIEVSNVYSYILYDNASCSNVMDERKGHLVLKLKYTNENKTITSYFKVHCRNVKWESEKKVWHIPIFYIYEMTKLTIFLGGTVSDTVLYYVCKLFSHFASARGVGGKAGGKPVIEQLSKPVSEPPSKPPNETNVGEESEADPTTPSANLAANLANPANPANRYDQALFARRDKPGFVEHVAKSAMFAMQHIIVHNPVKGDSVQIKIVPYNEEVVRKMKELNLFHWDKAENIWTVKKTNFKIFHTSVIKGFDYKLCSYYDCYKFAKQRLVVEGGAYLGNTSSVTLANSKKGATQSGSLKRKRKAPASETKQVKQNCQVNLCYESTDSSYSDELSHNVDASYYEGREQVNKIKLIGAANNYYRDIIYNKLNKLKHLKPPNFTYDPKGLITKNGAGTKGIEIYDMPSDINEWNKISFCIVPDEKEHVDLYDPKILCSLVSDVYMLKEKAIDLILKKFQRWPEYTDVYWNSICTENEFIVRNKNFNTRQKLAHDRLFSKQFFYIFNIGSVKQSNYYDALFLCKALITLGEGKIVKDPLDAEYIVVANCNDPNAVEFYNSLQGRQKKKKKLPLFVTPTFIYDCILNYSVSYPSKNKSHFSFA; this is encoded by the coding sequence ATGACCCACCGCGATAATGCCTTGCTAGCCAAGTACCtcaagggggaagaggacaGGGGGTACGTCAGGACGCACTACTTCAAAAAAGTGGAGGGGAATAATGTGGAATCCAATTTGGCCAGgctggaaaaaatgttcctccCAGATGATATATTCCTAGACGtgtacataaatgaaaaggaaaaaaataattttgatttttacctgaacaattTAATTGAtgagaggaggaggacgatcGACTTTTTGAGCAGCTGGACACACATCGAGGTCAGCAACGTTTACAGCTACATCCTTTATGACAACGCTTCCTGCAGCAACGTGATGGATGAGAGGAAGGGGCACCTGGTGCTGAAGCTGAAATAcacaaatgaaaataaaacgatTACTTCCTACTTTAAGGTGCACTGCCGGAATGTGAAGTGGGAGAGCGAGAAGAAGGTCTGGCACATCCCCATCTTTTACATCTACGAGATGACCAAGCTCACCATTTTTCTGGGCGGCACCGTCAGCGACACCGTTCTGTACTACGTCTGCAAGTTGTTTAGCCACTTCGCCTCTGCGCGGGGGGTGGGCGGCAAGGCGGGCGGCAAACCGGTCATCGAGCAGCTCAGCAAACCGGTCAGCGAACCGCCCAGCAAACCGCCCAACGAAACAAACGTGGGGGAGGAGAGCGAGGCGGACCCAACTACCCCCAGCGCAAACCTGGCAGCGAATCTGGCCAAccccgctaaccccgctaaCCGGTACGACCAGGCCCTCTTCGCGCGCAGGGACAAACCCGGGTTCGTGGAGCACGTCGCGAAGAGCGCCATGTTCGCCATGCAACACATAATCGTGCACAACCCGGTGAAGGGCGACTCGgtgcaaataaaaatcgTGCCATACAACGAGGAAGTGGTCCGCAAGATGAAGGAGCTTAACCTCTTCCACTGGGACAAGGCGGAAAACATCTGGACGGTGAAGAAGAcgaattttaaaatcttcCACACGAGCGTCATCAAAGGGTTCGACTACAAGTTGTGCTCCTACTACGACTGTTACAAGTTTGCTAAGCAGCGACTCGTGGTGGAGGGGGGCGCCTACTTGGGGAACACCTCCAGTGTGACTTTGGCGAATTCCAAAAAGGGAGCCACACAATCTGGTTcgttaaaaagaaagaggaaagCACCAGCTAGCGAAACGAAGCAGGTAAAGCAAAACTGCCAAGTGAACTTGTGCTACGAAAGCACAGACTCGTCATACTCAGACGAGCTCTCTCACAACGTGGATGCAAGTTACTACGAAGGGAGGGAACaagttaacaaaataaaactcATCGGGGCGGCGAACAACTACTACCGAGATATCATCTACAATAAGCTAAACAAACTGAAGCATTTGAAGCCGCCAAATTTCACCTACGACCCAAAGGGATTAATAACGAAAAATGGGGCAGGCACAAAAGGAATCGAAATATATGACATGCCAAGTGATATAAACGAATGGAACAAAATAAGTTTTTGTATCGTCCCAGATGAAAAAGAACACGTAGATTTGTATGAcccaaaaattttatgtagtCTCGTTAGCGATGTGTACATGCTTAAGGAAAAAGCAATCGAtctcattttaaaaaaattccaaaggTGGCCTGAATACACCGATGTCTACTGGAATAGCATTTGCACTGAAAATGAATTCATTGTgaggaataaaaattttaacaccAGACAAAAGCTAGCTCACGATAGGCTTTTCAGCAaacagtttttttatatttttaacattggGAGTGTGAAGCAGTCCAATTACTACGATGCGCTGTTTTTGTGTAAAGCGTTAATAACTCTTGGCGAGGGGAAGATTGTGAAGGACCCCCTCGACGCAGAGTACATTGTCGTTGCCAACTGCAACGATCCGAACGCCGTCGAGTTTTACAACTCGCTGCAGGGCaggcagaaaaagaagaagaagctcccCCTGTTCGTCACCCCCACCTTTATATACGACTGCATTTTGAACTACTCCGTGTCGTACCCCTCCAAGAACAAGAGCCACTTTTCCTTCGCCTAA
- a CDS encoding vacuolar ATP synthase subunit C, putative (encoded by transcript PVX_081465A): MSEAPMCLFIACSTRDNTSREYIYTILKNRLLGSHVCIDTNILDVPTNLKFCSFDDLLKCADDLQKYDSYAYGCLKKIEKLAKEYDENIELKIIYQRQHINIDQYIRRFSWDDAKYPRNRSLTDTIDVMVNNITKLSDEIHIKSSMLSDLKERKKKDVPKTDSNNFFLKNLNEILTPQTVNQADFMETEYLTTLIAYIPKNSVDDWLASYEKFSEYVVPRSAEQFKGLVDKDGNTLWKVYVFRKFADSFKEAAKGKKFVVKSFKYDEQKYNDVMESRTKVEAEIIRQETFLRRMCLAAFSDIFIAFIHINILRVFCESVLRFGVPPNFASFSIRINGESKEKKVRKKLYDIFSTTDSIGKNYLKRSDENDEEIYPYVSVAFKI; this comes from the coding sequence ATGAGCGAAGCGCCCATGTGCCTGTTCATCGCGTGCTCCACGAGAGACAACACGAGCCGGGAGTACATCTACACGATCCTGAAGAACCGGCTGCTGGGGAGCCACGTGTGCATCGACACGAACATCCTGGACGTGCCGACCAACCTGAAGTTCTGCTCCTTCGACGATCTGCTCAAGTGCGCAGACGATTTGCAAAAGTACGACAGTTACGCATATGgctgtttaaaaaaaatagagaaattGGCAAAAGAGTATGACGAAAATATAGagctaaaaattatataccaGCGGCAGCACATTAACATAGATCAGTACATAAGGCGTTTCAGTTGGGACGATGCCAAGTACCCCCGGAACAGGTCCCTCACAGATACCATCGACGTGATGGTTAACAATATTACCAAGCTGTCAGACGAAATTCACATAAAGTCCAGCATGCTGAGCGatttaaaagaaaggaaaaagaaggacgTTCCAAAAACAGACTCAAATAATTTCTTcctaaaaaatttaaatgaaattttaacCCCACAAACGGTTAACCAGGCAGATTTTATGGAAACAGAGTACCTCACCACGTTGATTGCCTACATCCCAAAAAACTCCGTGGACGATTGGCTAGCTAGCTACGAAAAATTTTCTGAATATGTAGTACCCAGATCGGCGGAGCAATTTAAAGGGTTGGTAGATAAGGATGGAAATACGCTCTGGAAGGTCTACGTATTTAGAAAGTTTGCAGATAGTTTTAAAGAAgcagcaaaggggaagaagttcGTAGTGAAGTCTTTTAAATATGATGAACAGAAGTACAACGATGTGATGGAGTCTAGGACTAAGGTAGAGGCAGAGATCATACGGCAAGAGACCTTCCTACGTAGGATGTGTTTAGCGGCTTTTTcagatatttttattgcctttattcatattaacattttgagGGTCTTCTGCGAATCGGTTCTTCGCTTTGGAGTCCCCCCCAACTTTGCCTCCTTCAGCATACGCATAAATGGGGAAAGCAAGGAGAAGAAAGTGAGGAAGAAACTGTATGACATATTTTCTACCACAGATTCGATTGGGAAGAATTACCTTAAAAGGTCCGACGAAAACGACGAGGAGATTTACCCCTATGTGTCTGTggcttttaaaatatga
- a CDS encoding DNA binding protein, putative (encoded by transcript PVX_081475A) has protein sequence MGTFCTVHPHDGKGQHLTPLKFPGTVIYVHEENICRYEKSIRQYMRTDIIGFDTEFVLEPSEGRLNHLDSGEVPPRVQPLKAATRTNVARNSISSGPSPQRADPTEETKLKGFKAISSEGKFLKKIHRRNYPPCREKKTLCLIQLSSKELCFVFNINKLKGKIPMCVKEIMEDEKIRKVCHDIRNDQDMFLDQHVQIRNSFDLYDFCMQSFLYPPSLQFLVKLFLKKNLEKQFRLSNWLSDDLREEQILYAAADAYASREVYMVLRDLGKLHQICATNELSAPNQRCVLNALRDAHLSCDVASQGGTNATAAVADPHLVTAMDKEQNPSDAKTPYGEKAPQEGESTSHVSSAEAQQRSNTQIGGETKRCTATMHPSVTTIEQNDTTLGGNSTGMEKQTYAFFGKHQMSTIHELKNKIHVKCAQLCNISFVEEMVFAGSGYKNRMSLQDVERGRSLIVLHSQGFDEEVRCCHEILSYMESAA, from the coding sequence ATGGGGACCTTCTGCACAGTTCACCCGCACGACGGCAAAGGTCAGCACTTAACTCCGTTGAAATTCCCTGGCACGGTCATATACGTGCATGAGGAGAATATCTGTAGGTATGAAAAGAGTATAAGGCAGTACATGCGTACGGACATCATCGGGTTTGACACGGAATTCGTTTTGGAGCCAAGTGAAGGTCGTTTGAACCACTTGGACAGCGGGGAGGTTCCCCCAAGGGTTCAGCCACTGAAGGCCGCCACCCGCACCAACGTGGCGCGAAATAGCATTTCATCAGGGCCATCCCCACAAAGAGCAGACCCTACAGAGGAGACCAAATTGAAAGGGTTCAAGGCAATATCCTCAGagggtaaatttttaaaaaaaatacacaggAGGAACTACCCACCATGTAGGGAGAAGAAAACGCTCTGCCTGATTCAGCTCAGCTCGAAGGAGCTCTGCTTCGTCTTTAACATTAATAAACTCAAGGGGAAAATACCCATGTGCGTAAAGGAAATTATGgaggatgaaaaaataaggaaagtATGCCATGACATTCGAAATGACCAAGACATGTTCCTAGACCAACATGTCCAAATAAGGAACTCTTTCgatttatatgatttttgCATGCAGAGTTTTTTATACCCTCCTTCTTTACAGTTCTTGGTTAAATTATTTCTTAAGAAGAATTTGGAAAAGCAGTTTCGACTGTCTAACTGGTTAAGTGATGACTTGAGGGAGGAGCAAATTCTTTACGCTGCCGCGGATGCGTATGCGTCGAGGGAGGTCTATATGGTTTTAAGGGACCTGGGCAAGCTGCATCAGATATGTGCGACGAATGAGTTGAGTGCGCCGAATCAGCGGTGTGTACTGAACGCCCTTCGTGATGCACATTTGTCATGTGATGTGGCTTCACAGGGGGGCACCAACGCAACCGCTGCTGTGGCGGACCCCCATCTGGTGACTGCAATGGATAAGGAGCAAAACCCAAGTGACGCCAAAACGCCTTATGGTGAGAAGGCCCCTCAAGAGGGAGAAAGTACAAGTCATGTTTCCTCAGCCGAAGCGCAGCAAAGGAGTAACACCCAGATAGGCGGTGAAACGAAAAGGTGCACTGCCACAATGCACCCCTCTGTCACGACGATTGAACAGAATGACACTACGCTGGGGGGAAACTCCACCGGgatggaaaaacaaacgtatgcattttttggaaaacacCAGATGAGCACTATAcatgagttaaaaaataaaatccacGTGAAATGCGCCCAACTGTGTAACATATCCTTTGTTGAAGAGATGGTGTTTGCAGGCAGCGGCTATAAAAACCGGATGTCCCTGCAGGACGTGGAGAGAGGCAGGTCCCTCATCGTGCTGCATTCGCAGGGCTTCGACGAGGAGGTCAGGTGCTGCCACGAAATACTGAGTTATATGGAGAGCGCGGCGTAG